The stretch of DNA GTTTATCAATAGTCTATGCTCTTATTTATAAATctacagaccagtgtttcccagccagggtgcctccagctgttccgggcatgctgagagttgtagttttgcaacagctggaggcaccctggttggtgaaCACTGCCCTAGACTATTTATGGAAATCGCTCTTATTACAATCAGTAGTGCCAAAATACAGTAGATATCCAGGGCTGAACCCAATACCAGCAGGAAATCTCCTCTAAAGCGATTAAAGAGACTCTGGAGGCAGATAAAACTCCTGGATGTCTTATGGATTGGATTATACTGTATAAACTTGGTGATTTCTCCTGTATACTGAATGCTAGAGGCAGAGATCAAGGAGGAGAGGCACTTACCTGAAGGTCTCTTGCTGCTGATCCTTGTATTTGTTCTCTCCCTGGAGGACAGTCTGTGGTTGGCAGCATGCTCTGCAGAGTGAGCAGTGCCCTCGCTGTACCGCCTTGTAATGACTTTGCCACTTTCTCTGCTGGTGCTACTGTCCCCAATGACCTGCACTATAAGATCTAGAAGAGTTCTCCTTTCCCTGGATTGCGCATCACTCATGCCTTGTACAGACGAGGTGACCAGCAATAAGGAGATGACCAGTACTGCCTGCCATTTCCTCGCCCTCTGCATCTCTCCCTTTGCGAtcctggggaagagagagggagcAAAACAAGGGTTAAACATGCTAGCTCCTGCTCTTCAGCATCTTCGGACAGCTCATGGTGGTCTTGGCCAGCACAGGACCCTTGTATATTCCTGGAAAGTGCTTCAAACAGGGAAAAGGCTACTGGGAGGAGAAGGCAGGGAAGCTGCTGCTTGGTGgtgactactactattactaactTCACATCAATGATCAAACAATCCTCACTCATCTCTTTCTGTAATCCATCCAGCACTCACTCACTCCTCCCAGGGCACAGGACTTGTCAGTGACTAGCCTCCCTAATTGAGTGGCCAGACTCCCCACCCTCCAGGCTGCCTCTCATCCCACATCTTCCAGGGCACATTTAGAGCTCCGGATTAGAAAAAGGTATTAACAATGCAGCCCAGATAATACAATCCTGGCTTTGTTTGGGATTTACTTCGCTTTCTTCTCCATCATTATTGCCGGGTTTATGAAGACAAATGTAAAACAATAACTGCAACTCCCCAAAGTCTGCACAGCACTTGCCTAGGACTCGGTGCCAACAGCTGGCTGGAAAATATGcagatgtgtaaatacatttcataCCTGGATAGCCCAAAAGTATGGGATACAATccatactgcagtgtttcccaaactgggtgcctccagctgttgcaaaactctgtccgggcatgctgggagatgaagttttgcaacagctggaggcaccctggtctggaaacactgccatactgtcAGAATAGATACAGAATGTGTGCACTGCTTCCAAAGTTTACATAAAAACTAAAAGTCTAGTGGATAAAGAAGTAGATAAGTCTTGCTGGGGTTTGCAGTTCTACAATTTCCTCTAAGCACATTTTTCTAAGACAGCAActgaatcagtgtttcccaaccaaggtgcctacagctgttgcaaaactacatctcccagcatgcccggacagccaaaggatgtcggggcatgctgggagatgtagtttagcaacagctggaggcaccccggttgggaaacactgccatactgtcAGAACAGATACAGATACAGAATGTGTGCACTGCTTCCATACCTGGATAGCCCAAAACTATGGGATACACTCcacactgcagtgtttcccaaccagggtgcctccagctgttgcaaaactacatctcccagtgtccgggcatgctgggagatgtagttttgcaacagctggaggcaccccggttgggaaacactgccatactgtcAGAACAGATACAGAATGTGTGCACTGCTTCCAAAGTTTATATAAAAACTAAAAGTCTAGTGGATAAAGAAGTAGATAAGTCTTGCTGGTGTTTGCAGTTCTACAATTTCCTCTAGGCACATTTTTCTAAGACTAcagaatcagtgtttcccaaccaaggtgcctccaggtgttgcaaaactacaactcccagcatgcctggacagtaaaaggctgcaaaaggctgtccaggcatgcaagagatgtagttttgcaacagctggaggcaccctggtctggaaacactgccttactgtCAGAACAGATACAGAATGTGTGCACTGCTTCCAAAGTTTACATAAAAACTAAAAGTCTAGTGGATAAAGAAGTAGATAAGTCTTGCTGGTGTTTGCAGTTCTACAATTTCCTCTAAGCACATTTTTCTAAGACAGCCActgaatcagtgtttcccaaccacggtgcctccagctgttgcaaaactacaactcccagcatgcctggacagtaaaaggctgccaaagactgtccaggcatgctgagagttgtagttttgcaacatctgggttgagaaacactgctctgaatACATGCCAGCTCCAACAATACATTCCTAATACTTCGTCCATATTCCCATGACACATCTTTGGACGGTGAAATACTGGATGATGTTGGTGTTTGTAGGCTGATCTAAAAAGATTGGAATCTACAGGTGCAAatggcagcctatatactgtacGTATATTAGGGATTTAGTGTAGCAATATATCCCCTATTAGTTCTAAACCAAATGTATATAGTGGAACATGTGAGTAAACTTGTGAGAAATCTGTATAATATGTGACTAGATTGTATCTAGTAAAAACTATTCACACATACTAAACAACATACAGTAGCAGAAAGCAAAGTAATGTATACAGATGGCAGATGTTGAGGTTTCTTACCCTGGGTGAGCTGGACTTATTCCCAATACTGATGTAAGATGTGCAGACTTTTCCAAGTGCAGACAGGTTACAGTAAGAGTATCTTTTGCCATTCACCTGTCTTATATATACTTTCTCTAGGTGGCTGCTCAGGCTAATAGTATTGACTTTAGGTGGGTGGCAGGTAATGAAAACATCTTTGGTAATTCATTCTTTGAGTCACCATGGCTCTTCCTGGCATACagtatcatccccccccccccccccctcttctcccaATGGATAACAAATTGAGAGCCATTTATTAGACTGACTCAGATATATTTGTGAATTAGATTCTCCCTTTAGATCAGGAAATGTCTGTTAATAAAGCTGATACATAAGACAGAATTCAGGACTTAGGGGGATTCACTCAAAATGACAACAAAAGAATTAAGAAAATGGATTCTTCccctgagacaaaaaataaataaaaaaataaaaaaaagatgataAATTCTACATATTCCCATGTAGACAATAAAACAGGTGGCAACGTACATCACTGCTGATATAGGAACAGAAAGATCACTGGCTAATATTGTATGACATCTATGACAGATTAAGTCAGTCTTCATTTGAAGGGAGCTTTATAGCGATTTCTGCTTTGCTAAATAAAAGGGGAGTAAAAGACATCATAAATGATCCATTGCTGAGCTGGGGTTAAGCATTAGTTAACCAGGCATAATTGTTGttcttttactatatatatatatatatatatatatatatatatatatatatatactaacacATTAAAGACACAATTCATATAATGAAGATGGACATCATCGAGAGGTAAAATCTATACTAATGAAACTATCCATGGAAAAGAGAGGTCTTGTGACAACTGATGTCCCCAATCAGGACATAAATCCACCActcataaagggttaaaaaatatgtCCAGTTTTATTCAAAAAATCCATAGAAATGTCCAAATGGACTACAATAAAAATACTGTAAAACACCAACATGCTAGCCTTGAAAAAGAAGTATTGAAACATGTTGGtgttttacaatattttttgtactccatgtggacatttttaatggatttttaaataaaactggatatatttttttaaatcctttctaAGTGCTGGATCCGTCTCCTGATTAGGGAAAATTTGTCGCTGGATTATCTTGCCATAGAGCGACTGTGTGTTGTCCCGTGCACCTGAAAAGAGGTAACTCCGAACCTGGCTATCCTGGATGTGGGGAGCAGTAAAAACATTTCTCTTTGTTAAGCTTTCTTCTAACAAGTAGTTCTCCAATTTAGAGAATTGTTGTTAGGAACATTGTTTCTTATTATTACAGATTTACTGTACCTTTTAACACATAACCTCTATTTATATTCCTTATTAGGATATGATGTATGACATAATAGGGGTGGTCCCCTAGGGCAGTCAGCAACTGATGGTAGATTGGCACGAACAGAGAATTATCAGGGGACATAGCTACCACACCCACAACAATGGGCTAATGGTCATTGGGTCTGGATTTGGAAAAGGGTTTGTCCTGGTGGGACAACCATTTCATTTATATAATTCTTGGCTGCCTGCAGATCAGACTGTTTTTAATggagtttaaagggtacctctcatcaaataaacttttgatatattttagattaatgaatgttgaataactttccaatagcatgttaatgaaaaatatgcttctttctattgtcctgtcagtcctgtcagcaagcatttctgactcatgctggagtcctaaacactcagagctgccagcctgctttgttcacagccaaacaggctgtgaacaaagcaggctggcagctctgagtgttctcctttgtgaacaaagcagactggcagcttgtagtgtttaggactccagcatgagtcggaaatgcttgctgccaggactggtagggagacccctagtggtcatttcttcaaagtggaaaattaaatagaaagaagcatattttttaataacatgcacttgtaaagttattctgcatacattaatctataatatatcaaaagttttttttgatgagagttaccctttaagggtaggttcacacacaACGCATACACAGTGTATTTGGTGCTGTGAGAAATCTGCctggcagtgggaaatacgctgtatATGCGTGATGAGCAGACACACCCGGCTTGCCCACTTGGAAACTTAGCCCAAAATGAGCAGAGATTCACATAAATAAGTGACTAGTAAAAATGTACTACTATTAAAAGAAATGATATAGCATAGAAACATGTCAAAAAGTTGTAACAGACAGGGTCtgtgtgctgagacccccaccaatcactaaAATAAATGGGAAGGAGATGGACCTGTTCATTCTAGCAATTATATGTCACTTtgaattgtcatttttttttcttaatgaagGAAGGTCACACTTTAGCTTTTCAGATAACCCTATATGTCCAtctcctcagctcctcctgcaCTATAATATGCTGCTTGTGGTGCGGACTGCATTTTCAAGGACTGGGATTGACTGGATGACAAGAGAAATCTTGGTGGTTATCTCATGTGTGTTCATGATAACACAAAAAGTGAGCAAAATGTGCAAGAATCTTATTCTTAGTAAATGTGGGATTTGTTTGTGGGAACAAGATACTGTACCTTTTTCTTTAAAGAGTAagtgtcacaaaaaaaaactattaatatagtgttccttgtataACTAGCAGACACTTTCTCATTGAGAAAGGGAATAGTGCTCCAGTGGGTTCCAATTAAAACTTGACCTTTAATAAATCTGGTTAAAACATGGTGCAAAAACCAATAATAATAGAGTGCATAAAAACACACGAGTAAGGCTTAAGAGCTGGACCACCATTCCCTTTCTGCTATTCAACACGGGAAGTGGCCCGCATTGTCCGAGCTCCAGCTCTGCGCGCACTGTGGATGTCTGTCAACCATTGTTCAGACtggtgagtgagctgagttgAGACTTCTGCTTCTTTTtgtcactttcccattcacttgcctttaaaattatcaacataaatatgtttaaaatgtaatagaaaaaatggccactaggtggctctgttctgttccctgccacagttGATATAgcaagtttggtctcctcccggcctggcaggagtccaaactcaggaagagcttctctgcacggagcttgattgacagctgcacagaaagtgaaagctccacagattctcacacaaagctgcacagactgaaggctgcaggagagcctcactgatagcaacacagactgaaacatgcagagAGCCTGAAGTCTTCTATTTATCACAGCATTGCAataatgtgagggcggaagtggtcccccagcaggcttcagtgatgtcatgcctgctgggaaacgcccactttctcctgctgggaaattgcaagaagaaaggtatgatacacagctttttaaagctcttaatTTTTATAAGGGctagaggggtgttaggagttgttagggaacatagcctgagttagtttagaaaagtttatttggtggcaGGTAGTTTTTAAGTTATCTTGATAGAGATATTATAGGTGTAATCAAGATAACTAGATACAGAAGTGTCCCT from Hyla sarda isolate aHylSar1 chromosome 5, aHylSar1.hap1, whole genome shotgun sequence encodes:
- the ALKAL1 gene encoding ALK and LTK ligand 1, with the protein product MAKDTLTVTCLHLEKSAHLTSVLGISPAHPGIAKGEMQRARKWQAVLVISLLLVTSSVQGMSDAQSRERRTLLDLIVQVIGDSSTSRESGKVITRRYSEGTAHSAEHAANHRLSSRERTNTRISSKRPSEIFSRDPTLKEKFINHFTAGPVVVSAECRQQFYRLYHNTKDCSTPTHYIRCARLLKRLAKSPLCSQP